GAGGGTCTCATTGTTCACGATTGACGGATGACAAATCACGCTTAACGCCGCAGGGAGACCACTATGGGCATGCAAGGCGACTTTCTTCAGCTTCTTAAGGAACGGGGGTATCAGTTCGGCGCGCCGGCCGTCTCCGACGCCAAGGCCGGGCAGGAGATCGTGAAGGCGACGACGATCCTGGCAATGAAGTATCGGGACGGCGTGCTTGTGGCGGGGGATCGGCGGGCGACCGCCGGCAACATGGTCATGTACGACCGCACCGACAAGGTGCTCGAGATCGACCGCTACAGCGTCATGGCGATCGCCGGCGTGCCGGCCACGGCCTATGAAATGGTCCGGGTGCTGGAACATTCGTTCAAATACTACCGCCGGAGCCAACTGCAGGACTTGAGCTTCGAGGGCAAGCTGCGCGCTGTGTCCAAGCTGCTCAAGGACAATGTCGCGGCGGCCCTCTCCGGCACCGGGGCCGTGGCGCCGTTATTCGCCGGGTATGACCATGAGGCGGGACAGGCCAAGATTTATTTCTACGACATCTTGGGCGCGGAGTTTGAAGGGGTGGAGTATGCGGTGTCCGGTTCCGGTTCCCCGACCATCCGGGGCATTCTGCACTATCTCAACACGTGGGGCGAGCGGCCGTTGCGGGAGGAGACGAGGGAGCAGGCCGCGATGCAGGCGCTGCGCCTGTTGACGAGCGCCGCGGAGTTCGATTCGGCGACCGGCGGAGTGAACCGGGAAGCCAACCTCTATCCGGTCGTGAAGCTGATAACGGAGAAGGGCGTGGAAACCCTGTCGGACCAGGATCTGAGGGCGCTGTTTGAAACCAAGGTCGCCCGTGTCGGGTGACGCGAGCAGGCTGCCGAGCCCGCCTGCGCAGATTTCATGCGAGCGGGGCTTTTTCAACAGCCTGCGAAAGGTGACGTGTCATGTATGAAGAACCCTATCGCTGGGTCGAGGCGGTCGGCAACCGGCGGCAGTACCTCGACGAGCAGTTCAAGCAGGGCAGCCCGGTCGTCGCCCTCTCCTATAAAGACGGCGTGGTGATGCTGACGCTCAGCAAGGGGACGCCCAAGCTCTACGAAATCTACGACCGCATCGGCCTCGGCGGCATGGGGCATCCGGCGGATTTGGAAAAGTTGCGGTTCGGCCTATTGGAGATGGCTCACCTGGAGGGATTCAACCGCTCTCCCTCGGACGTGACCGGCGCGCGGCTGATGAAATACGGCTTGGCCCCTTCCATCAAGCAGGCGTTTGAAGAAATCTACAAGGCTCCGTGGATCGTCAAGATTCTGCTGGCCGAGTTGGGCACCAAGGCTGGGAAGGATGCGTTTCTGACGATCAACTACGACGGCACCTTCGAAGAGACGACCGGCTGCGCGGTGCTGGCCGCCACTCCCTCCATTCAAAAGCTGATGCAGACTGAGCTGAAACAGGCCGGCGCCTCCGGAACCCTGACCTTGGCCGCCGCACTGGAGGCGGCGTTGCGCGTATGGGGACTGGGTTCCCTGGCTCAGAGCCGAGCGGCCGGCGATGACCGGGAGGACGAGGGACAAGAGCGGGACCGGACATCGAGGGACTCGGACGCAAAGACGAAGCCGGAATCGAAGGCTGATCCCGCCGCGGTGACCGCCCACCTGCGCGAGCAGATGGCCGACCGCACGGTGGAATGCGCGGTGCTGGAACGGCAGACGCCCGGGTCTTCGAAATACCGTACGGTCAAGGCGGACGAGGTGACAAGTCTGCTGCCGAACGATCTAAGAAGTGAAGGTCTAGGCTGAGGTTCAGGATAGACCGCGATCCAGTCTTCCTACTTTCTCTCAGCCTCAGCCTCAACCTAAACCTGTCTCCACGATGTTGAACAAGATCTTCGGGCTTGAAACCGAATACGGGCTCCTCGTCAACGAGGACCGGCCCGACCATTCGCCGACCTGGTACGCCCACCGGATTCGCGACTATATCTTCAACGTGCAGCAGCGCGGCGTGCTCGACCTGCATCACCGCGGGCACGATGAGCCGCCCGGCAACGGCGGGTTCCTGACCAACGCCGGACGCCTGTACCTCGACATGGGGCATATCGAATATGCCTCGCCCGAATGCGGGTCGTTGGCGGATGTCGTGGCATCGGACCGGGCCGGCGATTTGCTGATCCAGCAGGCCATCGACGACCTGGGCTTGGGCGGCGCGGTGTCGCTGATCAAGAACAACATCGACCACGAGACGGACGCCACGTTCGGCTGCCATGAAAACTATCTGGTCTCCCGGCGGTTCCCGTTCACCCGGCGCGGCCTGTCCAAGCTGCTGCCGTTTCTGGTGACCCGGCAGATCTTCACGGGATCTGGGCGGGTGGGGGCGGCCACGGTGGACGAGATGTGGGTGCCGCGCGGGCAGATCATCCTGCCGAGAAGCCGGTTGCTGGACGGGCGGGACGGTCCCAGGGTGGATTTTCAACTGTCGCAGCGCGCGGATCACATCATGAACGATTTTTTCGAATGGGTGCAGGGCAACCGCTCGATCGTGAACACCCGCGACGAGCCGCTGGCCGATCCGAATGCCTACCGGCGCATCCACCTGCTTTTGGGCGATTCGAACATGGCGGAGTACGCCAGCGCCCTCAAGCTCGGCACGACGGCGCTGGTGTTGCAATTAATCGAGGAAGGCCATGCGCCGGACGGGTTGCAGTTGGCCGATCCGGTCGAGTCGTTGCAAGAGATCTCGCAAGATCAGGCAAGGAAATGGCTCGTGACGTTGGAATCGGGGAAGACGCTCTCGGCGCTCGATATTCAGGAACAGTATCTGGAGGCGGCGCAGCGCCATTGTAAAGGCCAGGACCAGGAGACGGATTGGGTGCTGGAACAGTGGGAGCAGGTGCTCCAGGATCTCAAAGGCGACTATACGAAGCTGGTCGGCCGGGTCGATTGGGCCAGCAAATTGTGGCTGCTCGAAACCTATCGGGAAGCGGAGCGGGTCGGGTGGGATGATCCGATGCTCAAGAGCCTGGACCTGGAGTACCACAATTTGAACGCCGGCCGCGGGCTCTACTTCGGCTTGCTGGAAGAAGGGAAGGTGCCGCGGTTCATGGCCGATCGGGCCGTCGAGCTGGCGCAGGACCGGCCTCCCCGCGACACCCGCGCGTTCGGCCGGTCTGAAGTGGTCCGTCACCTGCCCGCCTGTGGGCCGCCGCCGGATTCCGACGATCAACCGGTGCGCGACCGCTTTTATCCCGCCTACATCATCAACTGGTCCGCGTTCCAACTGCGCGGCCGCGACCCCTTCATGATGCCGAACCCCTTCAAGACCTACGTGCAGGAAGTGAAGGCCCACCTCTCGGGCGGATGAATCGTCGCGGATCTCACTCAGCCGTTTCCCGATATCCGTCGTAATCGCTCAACTTCCGGACTCCATGCACCTTGTCCAGGGATGCGAGGCGGCGCCGACCACGGCCCCGGCCATGCCGAACGGTACGGAAACGAAAAAGAGCGGGACGCCGAGCCCGTATCCCGCCCATTGCATCAATATACTCTCGCGCTCCTGTCCGGCATGGACCAGACGAACCGCCGGGTCCATCGGGAACATGCCGTATTCACTGCCGAGGCTGGCGCTCTCCCCGATCGTGCGGCAACGCGCGTCGCTCGCGGCCGGCATCAGGATCAGCGTCAGCAACAGCAACAACACGCTCATTTTCATTGCCTACCTCCTCTGGCCAAGACCTGATCCATAGGGCGAGGAAGCCGGCAGCGCGAACGGGCAACCATTCGATCGTTCCGGTTGGTCTGCCTTGGACCGGTGCTCGATCACGTCGAGAAGCCGGTCATAGGCGGCTCTGAACGACTGCAGCCCCTCATCCAACAACCGATCGGTCAGCTCCTTCAAAGAGATTCCCGCCCGCTGGAGTTCCGTCAACGTGTTGTTTGCCTCCTCAATCCCTTCGGTCAGCCGAAATTCCGGGTGCCCGTGATCACGAAAGGCCTCCAAGGTTGCGGGCGGAACCGTGCTGACCGTCTCGGGACCGATGAGTTCCTCCAGGTACAGCACATCGCGATAACGGGGATTCTTCGTGCCGGTACTCGCCCAGAGCACCCGTTGGGGCATGGCGCCTCGTGCAGCCAGCGCGTCCCATCGCGGACCGGAGAACAGGGTCCGATAGCGCTGGTAAATCAGCTTGGCATTCGCCACGGCCACCTTTCCTTGAAGGCTTTTCAAGAGGATCTGGTCCGCTTCTCTCGTGGCGGTCTTCAGGCGCGCGTCGATGGAGGCGTCCGCCGCCGTGTCCAGGCGGCTGACGAACACGCTGGCGACGCTGGCCACGCTGCCGACATCGCCGCCCCGCTCTCCCAGTTGCTCGAAGCCCAGCAGGCAAGCCTCGGCCACGCGCGCATAGGCGTCCTGAGAGAAAATGAGGGTCACATTGACATTGATCCCCCGGCTGAGCAACTGCACGATGGCCGGGATGCCTTCCGGCGTGGCGGGCACCTTGATCATCAGGTTGTCGCGTCCGACGGCATCCCACAATCGTCGTGCCTCGTCGACGGTGCCCCTGGTGTCTCGGGCCAGATAGGGCGAGATCTCCAAGCTCACGTAGCCGTCGCGCCGCTTCGTTCGCGCATAGACCGGCTGCAGGAGGTCGGCCGCGCTTTGGATATCCTCGATGGCCAGCCGCTCGTAGCAGGCCTTCGCGTCCAGGCCGCACTCCCTCCTAAATGTATGGAGGTCCGCGGCGTAGTCGGCGCCGCCCGTGATGGCCTTCTCAAAGATCGCCGGGTTGGAAGTCACGCCACCAAGCCCATCTTCGGTGATCAAATGCTGAAGCCTGCCGGAAGCGATCAAGCTCCGATCGATCGAGTCCAGCCAGACGGATTGGCCGAATATCCGAAGGGCGCGAACGGGATTGAGGATCTTGACGTTCGAGACTCTCATCGGGCCACCTCCTTGGAAATGATTCGTGCAGTAACATGATTGGCCTGCTTCCTTCGCCATGCGTTCAAGCGCGCCGGCCGAACACGAGCGTCTCCGTGCCTTCTCATTTGCGCCCTCCTGGTGAGCCGCTTCTCTTCCCGCCCTGTCAGACGCTCTGGCCGGTTCTCGTGTGCTCCACGAACTGTTCCGTGGCCTCATCGAGGTTGCGCCCATGCCGCCCGCGGGCCGGGTGGATATACAGGAGCGGCCTGGAGGCGGCGTCGGCGCGGGATTGAGGCAGGGCCATTTCGTATCGGACCGGCTGCGCATGGTCGGACAGTTGCAGCGCCGGGTTGTAGACGCTATGGAATTTCCAGAGCATCTTGACGAAGTTGGTTTGGCCTCGCAGCACGTGCCCGGCGGCGATCTTGGCCGTGGATTTGAGCGCGGCCCAGCCCAGATGCTTATTGTTGAGAATCCGCTGGGTCTTGACCAATTCGTCGTAGAACTCGGGGAGCGGCAGCCTCGTCGGCAAGACCGCATGTTGAATGTCAAACAGCCGGTAGTCCCGCGTCTGAATCTTCCGGGATTCCGTCACCCAGCTTTCCGTGCCCGGATAGGGCGTATTGACGCTGATGTTGACGATCTCCGGAATCTCCAGGCACCACTGGCGGATGGCCTCGAACCGCCGGCGATCCCAATCCGGATCGGCGATCAGGTTGATCGCGACCGTAATGCCCAGCGAGCGGGCGAATTCCAAGGCCTCGAAGTTTTTCCCCAACGAGATGCGCTTGCGATGTCTCTTGAGCCCCTCCTCGTCGATCGCTTCGACGCCCAGAAACATGTATCTGAGCCCGAGCCGCTTCCAGAATCGGAAGACCTCCTTGTTCCGGAGGAGCACATCGCCGCGCGTCTCCAGGTAGTACTGTTTGCCGATTCCTTTCCTGGCGATCGCTTCTCCGATCGCCATCCCATGCTCGGCCTGGATGAAGGCCACGTCATCGACGATGAAGATCCCCGGCTCCTTGACCCGCTCGAGATCCTCGATGATCCGGTCCGTGCTGAGCGCGCGGTAACTGCGTCCATAGAAGGTCCAGGCGCTGCAAAAGGAACAGTCCCAGGGACAGCCGCGGGTGAACTCGATCGAGGCGCAGGGGTCCAGGACGCCGATGAAGTACTTGCGCCGATGCCGGAGCAGATCACGGGCCGGCTGGACGGCATCCAAGCTCGTGACGAACCGCGGGGGAGGCCCTTCGCCGGCCATCGTCACGCAGCCCGGCAGGCTCGAGACCGCATGGCGGTCCTGCTCGAACGCCGACAGCAAACTCGCCACCACGCTTTCGCCTTCTCCCTTGACGACGCAATCGATCGCGCCCTGGCCGTGGTCGAGCAGCTCCCGGGCGACGAACGAGGCGCTATGGCCGCCGACAAAGACGGCGGTCCGGGGCAGCCGCGCTTTCGCGAGCTTGGCGAGGTCGATGACCTCCGGCACGTTCGGCAGGTAGTTGCAGGAGAAGCCGACGGCGTCCGGCCGCCACTCCTCGATCAGCCGCACATAATCCTGCTGGGTCTCCACCTGCAGATCGATCAGCCGCACATCATGACCCGCCGCTCGAATCGCTTGCGCGACCAGCTCCAACCCCAATGGCTCCAGGCGCAGATAGATCTTGGTGTACATCAGCGGACCGGGATGAACGGCCAGGACTTTCATCTGCTGACCACCCTTTCGTTCATGCACACAGTTTGTTGGAGGCGTCCAATGCGGCCACCTTGTAACATTCCGCCAACGTGGGATAGTTGAACACGGTCCGCAGGAAATACTGGAGTCCCCCTCCCAATTCCAGGACGGCCTGGCCGATATGGATCAGTTCCGTGGCGCCGGTCCCGACAGCGTGGACGCCCAGCAACCGCTGATCCTCGCGATGGACCAGCAGCTTCAGAAACCCGCTGTCGTCCCCGAGAATCTGTCCCCGTGCGATTTCCCGATATCGCGCAATGCCGGTCTCGTAGGGGATCTTGTTCTGCGTCAGCTCATGTTCCGGCGCGCCGATCGCGGAGATCTCGGGGAGGGCGTAGATGCCGATCGGCAGGTGCTCGATCATCGGCCCCGCCTCCACGCCGAACGCATAACAGGCCGCCAGCCGTCCTTGCGAGAACGAGGTCGAGGCCAGGCTTGGAAAGCCGATGACATCGCCGACCGCGTAGATATGCGGCACCGCCGTGCGGAACTGCCGATCGACTGCCAACCGTCCGCGATCGTCCGGGCTGAGCCCCGCCGACGCGAGGTTGAGCCGCCCAGTGGCGCCGATCCGCCCGACCGAATAGAGAACGTGATCCGCGACGATCCGTTTCCCCGATTCCAGATGGAGCACGGCTTGCCGCGGCTCTCCCGCGGCGACGTCCAGCCGCTCGACGGCTTCGCCCAATCGAAAGGTCACGCGCCGGCCTCGCATCTGGTGCATGAGTTCATCGACGCTCTCGCGGTCCAGAAACTCCAGGAGCCGGTCCCGCTTGTCCACCAGCATCACCTCGACGTTCAATGCGGCAAACATCGACGCATACTCGATCCCGATGATGCCCCCGCCGACGACCGCGAGCTTTTTGGGCAGGCGCCTCAAACGCAGCAGGTCATCGCTGGTGAGAATGACGTCGCCATCCACAGGCACGCCGGGGGGCAAGGCCGGGGTCGTGCCCACCGCAATCAAGATGTTGGCGGCGGTCACGGTGCGCCGGCCTTCTTCGGAGACCACCGCCAGCGTGTGGGGATCGACAAACGAGGCCTCTCCCCTGATCAACTCGACCCCGTTCCGATACAGTTGCTGCTCGATGACCTGGGACTCTCGTTGAGTGACCAGTCCCACGCCCTGGAAGAGTTCTTCTACAGAGGGGCGGCGCGTCCCCTCGAGTCCGGTGCGAACGGCTGTGCCGGGGCGCAGCAGACCGTTGTGGTTGGCGAGGGAACAGACGGCTTCGCGGAACGTCTTGCTCGGGATGGTTCCGGTGTCCAGACAGATGCCTCCCAGGCAACGGCGTTTTTCCACGAGCGCGGTTCGTTTGCCGAGCTTGGCCGCCTGGATCGCGGCTCGCTGCCCGGCCGGGCCGCTGCCGATGCACAAGAGGTCAACGTCGTAGCCTGTGCTCACGACAGCCGGAGCCTCCACCGCCACATTGTCCGCATGGGCTCCGCCGCGAGCCTCCGTTGGGTCGCGGGAAGGGACCGAGCTGTGGAGTCCATCATTCCGAAGAAGTGGGAATGGGCGCTTGCATCCGCTGCCATAAGACCGGCCTCTCCTCTTTCATGTGTGTGAGCCTCCGGCGGGCTTCAACCGCATAATAAGCGGCGCCCGGCTCGTGCTGCGTTCTTGCCACCGAACCGAAGAGTTCCTCGCTTAAATCGGACCGTCCCGCCCATTGAGCCACGTGACCGCCGTGGAGCGCGCAGGCCGCCACCATTGATTGAGGGTCAACCGCCAGCCGCGACGGGAGCGTTGCCATGAGAGACCGTATCGCAGCAGGCAGCAGCCTCGGGGCATGGTGTTGCATAGTCTCAGCCTCCGCGAGATCGGTCAGGTGCCGAAGATCCGCGCGGATCTCGTCCGGTTCTAAGCTTGAGCGGCAATGGCTGTAAGTTCTCCATGCCTCCATGAACTGGGCGTTGCCGAGCTGCAGGTGAGAGCTGGCGAACCGCCACGAACTGTGACAACCGCCTAACCCTGCGAGGCTCATGAAGAACAGGAACCCAAGGATTCCAGCCCGATATCGCATTCCCTGTCGAGGTGCTTGATCGATCACGTTCCTACCCACGGCTGAGTCCTGTCCGGGTCCGCCCGCTCGTACGGGAAGACTGAAGAGGGCTACGTAGTTCTTGATGAGACGGTTCGCAAACTCGATGTCGGGCAAGACTTGCAGGGCGATCATCCGAGCGCGGTGCGGGATTACAAAGACTTGGACGGCGAGACTCATCGCGTGAGTGGGAGAGGAGTCCGTCGAGATGAACCGTGTGCCGTGGAGGATCACGATATATCACGAAGCACCGTGGCCGGGCACGGTCGATGGCCTCTCGATCACTTTCCGATGACGTCGCAGCGACCCTGTCCGGCTGCCTGTTCCGGGCCCTGTCGCAGATCGACGGTGACGCGATGCCCTGGAGACTTCAAGCATAGGGTGATGGCGACGATGAACCGGAGACATCAGCACGAACTCGATGTTGAGAACCTTGCACTGAAAGGAGCGTGCCAGAGCCATGCGCGAGCAGGCGACGAGGCCGTGAACGTTGGAGATTCAGCCTGTTGGTGGGATTTCGGGCGACGGGCCTCTGCATGAGCCGCAAGCGAAAGACCGCCGAGTGTGAGCAATGACGATGAGCGAGCCGTGCAGAATCGCTCAGCTTGCGCTGGTGTGCTACCAAGAAAGAGATCGATGGCAGCGAGGCGATAGGAGAGAAAAAAGGGTGTGGCGGCAATGAACAGAGAACGAACGCTGGACGCTACAGCGTCAGATTAAAGCGGCAGACCTTTGCCGCCGCCTCGAAATCTCCGGCCGGGGCTTCCATCGGGACAATCACCCGGCTGCGCTCGGCCGGAGGAACGCGGCGGAGAATGTAGTCGTCCTCTTGGTGCGGATCGCCGGCAAAGTACATCTGCGTCGTCAGGTCCCGGCCGTTGGGCGCGCGGACTTTGAAGTGGATGTGCGACGGCCTGATCCAGCCGCGATCCGCCTCGTACTCGCCCGGCTTGATGGTCTTGAAGAGATAGCGCCCCTCCCGGTCCGTCACGGCCTTCCCCCAATATTGGAAGTAGGGATCGAGCGGGGCCGGATTCCCCGCGTCTCGAGGGTGGTGGTAGCGGCCGTTGGCCGAGGCCTGCCAGATCTCGACTAGCGCCCCTTCGATGGGACGGCAATGGCTGTCTCGGAGGTGGCCGGTGACATAGAGTAGTTGTCCGGTCGCCCTTCCGGATTTGCCATTTACGAAAGTCAAATCGCCGTCCTTGTCTAAGAGGGCGTCAAGCTGCCGCTGCGGAGGATAGTAAGGTCCTTCCGTCTGTGGCGGCGTAAGCAGACAGGCGAGCTCGTCGGCGCGGGAGAGAGCTGGGGCCAGCAGCCAGAGTCCGACTGAACCCAAGCTGGTGAAGACGAAGCGACGCCTGGTGAGAGCCTCGACCATGGCCAATCATTGTACCAAGGACGATCTGGGCGAAACAGCCGAGCGACAAGGTGACCCGTCATCACGACATGCTGAAACGTATCTAACGTATCTGTAGACAATAGGGCGATAAGATCTATGATCTCACCGGGTGACGTCGACAGGAGAGGCATCGGCGATCATGCTATGCAGCCCGAATAGGCTATCGCAGGCTCGATAGTTAACCGGCACGAGGCATTTGCGCTATACTAGGGGCCACAATCTGAGGTGCTCCTATGAAAGAACTCACACGGATTACCACGGACCCGCAGGTGATGGGCGGCAAGCCCTGCATCCGCGGGCTCCGCGTGACGGTTGGAACCGTTGTTGGTCTTGTGGCTGCCGGCCATTCCAAAGAAGACATTCTGAAGCTCTATCCCTACCTCGAGGAACCAGACATCGCTGAGGCGCTGTCCTACGCCGCATGGCGTGCTGAAGAGATCGAAGTCCCCCTCACG
The DNA window shown above is from Nitrospira tepida and carries:
- a CDS encoding proteasome subunit alpha; the encoded protein is MGMQGDFLQLLKERGYQFGAPAVSDAKAGQEIVKATTILAMKYRDGVLVAGDRRATAGNMVMYDRTDKVLEIDRYSVMAIAGVPATAYEMVRVLEHSFKYYRRSQLQDLSFEGKLRAVSKLLKDNVAAALSGTGAVAPLFAGYDHEAGQAKIYFYDILGAEFEGVEYAVSGSGSPTIRGILHYLNTWGERPLREETREQAAMQALRLLTSAAEFDSATGGVNREANLYPVVKLITEKGVETLSDQDLRALFETKVARVG
- a CDS encoding proteasome accessory factor PafA2 family protein — protein: MLNKIFGLETEYGLLVNEDRPDHSPTWYAHRIRDYIFNVQQRGVLDLHHRGHDEPPGNGGFLTNAGRLYLDMGHIEYASPECGSLADVVASDRAGDLLIQQAIDDLGLGGAVSLIKNNIDHETDATFGCHENYLVSRRFPFTRRGLSKLLPFLVTRQIFTGSGRVGAATVDEMWVPRGQIILPRSRLLDGRDGPRVDFQLSQRADHIMNDFFEWVQGNRSIVNTRDEPLADPNAYRRIHLLLGDSNMAEYASALKLGTTALVLQLIEEGHAPDGLQLADPVESLQEISQDQARKWLVTLESGKTLSALDIQEQYLEAAQRHCKGQDQETDWVLEQWEQVLQDLKGDYTKLVGRVDWASKLWLLETYREAERVGWDDPMLKSLDLEYHNLNAGRGLYFGLLEEGKVPRFMADRAVELAQDRPPRDTRAFGRSEVVRHLPACGPPPDSDDQPVRDRFYPAYIINWSAFQLRGRDPFMMPNPFKTYVQEVKAHLSGG
- the tal gene encoding transaldolase; the encoded protein is MRVSNVKILNPVRALRIFGQSVWLDSIDRSLIASGRLQHLITEDGLGGVTSNPAIFEKAITGGADYAADLHTFRRECGLDAKACYERLAIEDIQSAADLLQPVYARTKRRDGYVSLEISPYLARDTRGTVDEARRLWDAVGRDNLMIKVPATPEGIPAIVQLLSRGINVNVTLIFSQDAYARVAEACLLGFEQLGERGGDVGSVASVASVFVSRLDTAADASIDARLKTATREADQILLKSLQGKVAVANAKLIYQRYRTLFSGPRWDALAARGAMPQRVLWASTGTKNPRYRDVLYLEELIGPETVSTVPPATLEAFRDHGHPEFRLTEGIEEANNTLTELQRAGISLKELTDRLLDEGLQSFRAAYDRLLDVIEHRSKADQPERSNGCPFALPASSPYGSGLGQRR
- the hpnR gene encoding hopanoid C-3 methylase HpnR — translated: MKVLAVHPGPLMYTKIYLRLEPLGLELVAQAIRAAGHDVRLIDLQVETQQDYVRLIEEWRPDAVGFSCNYLPNVPEVIDLAKLAKARLPRTAVFVGGHSASFVARELLDHGQGAIDCVVKGEGESVVASLLSAFEQDRHAVSSLPGCVTMAGEGPPPRFVTSLDAVQPARDLLRHRRKYFIGVLDPCASIEFTRGCPWDCSFCSAWTFYGRSYRALSTDRIIEDLERVKEPGIFIVDDVAFIQAEHGMAIGEAIARKGIGKQYYLETRGDVLLRNKEVFRFWKRLGLRYMFLGVEAIDEEGLKRHRKRISLGKNFEALEFARSLGITVAINLIADPDWDRRRFEAIRQWCLEIPEIVNISVNTPYPGTESWVTESRKIQTRDYRLFDIQHAVLPTRLPLPEFYDELVKTQRILNNKHLGWAALKSTAKIAAGHVLRGQTNFVKMLWKFHSVYNPALQLSDHAQPVRYEMALPQSRADAASRPLLYIHPARGRHGRNLDEATEQFVEHTRTGQSV
- the sthA gene encoding Si-specific NAD(P)(+) transhydrogenase — its product is MEAPAVVSTGYDVDLLCIGSGPAGQRAAIQAAKLGKRTALVEKRRCLGGICLDTGTIPSKTFREAVCSLANHNGLLRPGTAVRTGLEGTRRPSVEELFQGVGLVTQRESQVIEQQLYRNGVELIRGEASFVDPHTLAVVSEEGRRTVTAANILIAVGTTPALPPGVPVDGDVILTSDDLLRLRRLPKKLAVVGGGIIGIEYASMFAALNVEVMLVDKRDRLLEFLDRESVDELMHQMRGRRVTFRLGEAVERLDVAAGEPRQAVLHLESGKRIVADHVLYSVGRIGATGRLNLASAGLSPDDRGRLAVDRQFRTAVPHIYAVGDVIGFPSLASTSFSQGRLAACYAFGVEAGPMIEHLPIGIYALPEISAIGAPEHELTQNKIPYETGIARYREIARGQILGDDSGFLKLLVHREDQRLLGVHAVGTGATELIHIGQAVLELGGGLQYFLRTVFNYPTLAECYKVAALDASNKLCA
- a CDS encoding protocatechuate 3,4-dioxygenase; the encoded protein is MVEALTRRRFVFTSLGSVGLWLLAPALSRADELACLLTPPQTEGPYYPPQRQLDALLDKDGDLTFVNGKSGRATGQLLYVTGHLRDSHCRPIEGALVEIWQASANGRYHHPRDAGNPAPLDPYFQYWGKAVTDREGRYLFKTIKPGEYEADRGWIRPSHIHFKVRAPNGRDLTTQMYFAGDPHQEDDYILRRVPPAERSRVIVPMEAPAGDFEAAAKVCRFNLTL
- a CDS encoding DUF433 domain-containing protein; the encoded protein is MKELTRITTDPQVMGGKPCIRGLRVTVGTVVGLVAAGHSKEDILKLYPYLEEPDIAEALSYAAWRAEEIEVPLTRA